A genome region from Alicyclobacillus acidocaldarius subsp. acidocaldarius DSM 446 includes the following:
- a CDS encoding ammonium transporter — MSSQTALNAVWVVLAAALVLFMEGGFSLLEAGLVRTKNAVNVTMKVFVDLTFGVLAFYLLGVHLAFGPDVAHLWGFGPAVAPANVPQAAFVLFQIGFAIAAASIISGAVAERMKFSAYVIIVILVCALVYPLGAHWAWGPNGWLGNLGMEDFAGSAVIHAMGGFMALGFAKSVGPRAQRFNADGSVNVFAPSNIPLASAGAFILAFGWIGFNAGSTLNAYDPRLSSVALNTVIAAAAGGAAAVMVTMIRFKVADPSMMMNGVLSGLVAITAGCAFVSHWAAIVIGVVAGIVVVFATGWLDAWKVDDPVGAFAVHGAGGVWGTLAVGLFDTTHGLLTTGHVHLALVQLLACAVYPLWGLLTSLGIGWMLHRTLGMRVSAETEEEGIDVVAHGIPAYNELERFTDL, encoded by the coding sequence ATGTCTTCACAGACCGCGCTGAACGCCGTCTGGGTGGTCCTCGCGGCCGCCCTCGTCCTGTTCATGGAGGGCGGGTTCAGCCTGTTGGAAGCAGGGCTCGTGCGCACGAAGAACGCGGTGAACGTCACGATGAAGGTGTTTGTGGATCTCACCTTCGGTGTGCTGGCGTTCTACCTCTTGGGCGTGCACCTGGCGTTTGGACCGGACGTCGCCCACCTGTGGGGCTTCGGGCCCGCCGTCGCCCCGGCGAACGTGCCGCAGGCCGCCTTCGTTCTCTTTCAAATCGGGTTTGCCATCGCGGCGGCGTCCATCATTTCGGGGGCCGTGGCGGAGCGCATGAAGTTCTCCGCGTATGTCATCATCGTCATCCTGGTCTGCGCCCTGGTCTATCCGCTCGGAGCGCACTGGGCGTGGGGCCCGAATGGGTGGCTCGGCAATCTCGGCATGGAGGACTTCGCCGGATCGGCCGTCATCCACGCGATGGGCGGATTCATGGCGCTCGGCTTCGCGAAGAGCGTCGGCCCGCGCGCGCAGCGGTTCAATGCCGACGGGAGCGTGAACGTGTTTGCGCCGAGCAACATCCCGCTCGCCTCGGCCGGGGCGTTCATCCTCGCGTTCGGCTGGATTGGCTTCAACGCGGGCAGCACGCTCAACGCCTATGATCCGCGTCTGTCGAGCGTCGCGCTGAACACGGTCATCGCGGCTGCGGCTGGCGGCGCCGCCGCGGTGATGGTCACCATGATCCGCTTCAAAGTGGCGGATCCGAGCATGATGATGAACGGCGTGCTCTCAGGCCTCGTGGCGATCACGGCCGGATGCGCGTTCGTCTCCCACTGGGCGGCCATTGTCATCGGCGTGGTGGCAGGGATCGTGGTGGTCTTCGCCACGGGCTGGCTCGACGCCTGGAAGGTGGATGATCCCGTCGGCGCCTTCGCGGTCCACGGCGCAGGCGGCGTGTGGGGGACTCTCGCGGTGGGCCTGTTCGACACCACCCACGGCCTTCTCACCACGGGCCACGTTCACCTCGCCCTGGTCCAGCTCTTGGCCTGCGCCGTGTACCCGCTGTGGGGATTGCTCACATCACTTGGAATCGGCTGGATGCTGCACCGCACGCTCGGCATGCGCGTGTCCGCCGAGACGGAGGAGGAGGGCATCGACGTGGTGGCGCACGGCATCCCGGCGTACAACGAGTTGGAGCGATTCACGGATCTGTGA
- a CDS encoding P-II family nitrogen regulator — MKRIDAIIRPEKLQTTIKALRQVGVTGFTVIPVQGRGQQKDAIGVYRGHAYDINLHPKIKLEIVVSDNYVPATVQAIIGAAQTGKMGDGKIFVYDILEAYNIRTGEIDETIDELNQKREDT, encoded by the coding sequence GTCCAGAGAAGCTCCAGACCACCATCAAGGCCCTGCGGCAAGTGGGCGTCACGGGATTCACGGTCATTCCGGTGCAGGGGCGCGGCCAGCAGAAGGACGCCATCGGCGTGTATCGAGGGCACGCGTACGACATCAACCTGCATCCGAAAATCAAGCTGGAGATTGTGGTCTCGGACAACTACGTGCCCGCGACGGTGCAGGCCATCATCGGGGCCGCGCAGACGGGCAAGATGGGCGACGGAAAGATTTTCGTGTACGACATCCTCGAGGCGTACAACATTCGCACAGGCGAGATCGACGAGACCATCGATGAGTTGAACCAGAAGAGGGAGGACACCTAG